A portion of the Podospora pseudoanserina strain CBS 124.78 chromosome 2, whole genome shotgun sequence genome contains these proteins:
- the ASN1 gene encoding asparagine synthetase (COG:E; MEROPS:MER0034539; EggNog:ENOG503NVCE; BUSCO:EOG09261145) — MCGIFACHSHPDVAKFKPTALKLSKQIRHRGPDWSKNLTPDVISNNTILCHERLSIVGVESGAQPLTNADDSIILAVNGEIYNHRLVRKTLKTPYHFKTTSDCEVVIPLYLEYGIDAPKHLDGMFSFVLYDKKKDRTIAARDPIGITTLYQGWSSKEPGTVYFASELKSLHPVCDKIEAFPPGHIFDSLTGERTRYFEPTWWDGEKIPQTPVDLKKLRETLERSVRKRLMAEVPYGVLLSGGLDSSLVASIAQRETLRLKKLAEEANGAAEEKPEDLDKGEGLVGLDDEGKLSTMTFLPQLNSFSIGLPGSPDNEAALKVAKFLGTKHHVMTFTIEDGLNALSDVIYHLETYDVTTIRASTPMYLLSRKIKAMGIKMVLSGEGSDEIFGGYLYFHGAPNKEEFHTECVRRVKNLHLADCLRANKSTSAWGLEARVPFLDKEFLEVSMNIDPADKMINKERMEKYILRKAFDTSDDPTAEPYLPDNILWRQKEQFSDGVGYGWIDALKDNAELHVTDEMMKNPKPEWGSDIPDTKEAYWYRLMFDEHFPQSCASTVMRWTPTWSKQTDPSGRAISIHQAKYEDA, encoded by the exons ATGTGCGGCATCTTCGCCTGCCATAG TCACCCAGACGTCGCCAAATTCAAGCCGACTGCTCTGAAGCTTTCCAAGCAGATCAGACACAGAGGCCCGGATTG GAGTAAGAATCTCACCCCTGA CGTTATCTCTAACAACACGA TTCTGTGCCATGAACGGCTCAGCAtcgtcggtgttg AGAGCGGAGCTCAGCCACTTACCAATGCCGATGACAGCATTATCCTCGCCGTCAACGGCGAAATCTACAACCACCGTCTTGTTCGCAAGACCTTGAAGACCCCCTACCACTTCAAGACCACCTCGGATTGCGAGGTTGTGATTCCTCTG TACCTCGAGTATGGCATTGATGCGCCCAAGCACCTCGATGGCATGTTCTCCTTCGTTCTTtacgacaagaagaaggaccgCACAATCGCAGCCCGCGACCCCATCGGTATCACAACCCTTTACCAGGGCTGGTCCTCCAAGGAGCCCGGCACTGTTTACTTCGCTTCCGAGCTGAAGTCCCTCCACCCCGTCTGCGACAAGATCGAGGCTTTCCCCCCCGGACACATCTTCGACAGCTTGACTGGCGAGAGGACACGGTACTTTGAGCCCACATGGTGGGATGGCGAGAAGATCCCCCAGACCCCTGTCGACCTCAAGAAGCTCCGCGAGACTCTTGAGAGATCTGTCAGGAAAAGGTTGATGGCTGAGGTTCCTTATGGTGTTCTCCTTTCCGGCGGTCTTGACTCTTCGCTTGTTGCTTCTATTGCCCAGAGGGAAACCCTGCGCCTGAAGAAGCTTGCAGAGGAGGCCAACGGCGCCGCTGAGGAGAAGCCTGAGGATTTGGACAAGGGCGAGGGTCTTGTTGGTCTCGATGACGAGGGCAAGCTCTCTACCATGACCTTCCTTCCCCAGctcaactccttctccattGGCCTTCCCGGCTCTCCTGACAACGAGGCTGCCCTCAAGGTGGCCAAGTTCCTCGGCACCAAGCACCACGTCATGACCTTCACCATCGAGGATGGGCTCAACGCCTTGTCTGATGTCATCTACCACCTCGAGACCTACgatgtcaccaccatccgtGCCTCGACTCCCATGTACCTGCTCTCTCGCAAGATCAAGGCCATGGGCATCAAGATGGTCCTCTCTGGTGAGGGTTCCGACGAGATCTTCGGCGGTTACCTCTACTTCCACGGCGCCCCCAACAAGGAGGAGTTCCACACCGAGTGCGTCCGCCGCGTCAAGAACCTTCACTTGGCCGACTGCCTGCGCGCCAACAAGTCCACCTCCGCGTGGGGTCTTGAGGCCCGTGTGCCCTTCCTCGACAAGGAGTTCCTCGAGGTGTCGATGAACATCGACCCTGCGGACAAGATGATCAACAAGGAAAGAATGGAGAAGTACATTCTCCGCAAGGCTTTCGACACCTCGGACGACCCGACCGCCGAGCCCTACCTTCCCGACAACATCCTCTGGCGCCAGAAGGAGCAGTTCTCTGACGGTGTCGGATACGGATGGATCGATGCCCTCAAGGACAACGCCGAGCTCCACGTCACCGacgagatgatgaagaacccCAAGCCCGAGTGGGGCAGCGATATCCCTGACACCAAGGAGGCCTACTGGTACCGCCTGATGTTCGACGAGCACTTCCCCCAGTCGTGCGCGTCGACCGTCATGAGGTGGACACCCACATGGTCCAAGCAGACGGATCCCAGTGGCAG AGCTATCTCGATCCATCAGGCCAAGTATGAGGATGCTTAA